The window CTCTCGACCGGCTCGGGAGTACCCATCCGGGCGCGCTGCGCCTACTGCAGCTGTTTGCGTTTCTGGCCGCGACGCCGATTCCCATGAGGATTCTTCGAGGCGGCCGGGCCACTGGGACGACGCCGGAGCTCGACGCCGTACTGCGTGACCCGACCGAGCTCGACATGGCGCTGCGCCAGATCTCCCAGTACGCGCTCGCCCGGATCGACCGCTCCGCCGACACGATCGTGGTGCACAGCCTCGCGCAAGACGTTGTCCGCACCCGGATGACGCCGGACGAGGACGCGGCCATCCACGGCGAGGTGCTCAACCTGCTGGCGGCGCACGATCCCGGAGTGCCCGACGACCCGGCGACCTGGCCCGCGTACGCCCAGCTCTATCCGCACGTGATCTCCAGCAGCGCGGTGGACAGTGACGCGGCCGGGGTTCGGGCGCTGGTCGTCGACGAGATCATCTACCTGTACAGGTTCGGTGACCACCGAAGCGGCCTCGAGCTCGCGGAACGCGCCCACCAGACATGGACGGTCGCCTCGGGCGAGGCGGCTCCGTCCACTCTCCAGGTCGCCGGCTGGCTCGGCTGGCTCTATTTCATCGTCGGCCGGTACGCCGATGCGGCGCGTACCAATGCCCGCGTACTGGAGCTGTCCACCCAGGTGAACGGCGCCGATCACGCCGAGACCCTGCTCACGATGGGGAACTGCATCACCGACCGGATCGTCGCCGGGGATTTCGAGGCCGCCCTGGAGATCGCGCGGGAGCGTCTCCGCCGGGCCGAGCGCGCCCATGGGCCCGATGACGGCGACACGATGCTGGCCGCGCATGACGTGGCGGTGGGCCTGCGGCTCGTCGGTAGATTTGCCGATGCCCGAGCGCTCGACGAGGTGACCTGGCGCCGCAAGGCCGAACTTTTCGGCGAGGGAAACCTGGAGACGCTGCGTACCTTGCTCAGTCTCGCGCTGGACCAAGAGGCGTTGGGTGACTACCACGGTGCTCTCACCCGGTGCGAAGAGCTGGTCCGACTTCTTGAGCGAGCCGTCGACAGGCGACCTGACCATTTCCAGCTGTTGCAGACGCGGGGGCTGCGAGCTGTGGTTCTACGGAAATCCGGAAGATATGCGGACGCGCTTGCGTCTAGTAGGCAGGTCACCGTAGCTTCGGAGCGACGCTACGGTGAAAATCATCCGCGTGCGATTGCCGCAGCGGTTGCCTTCGCCATCGACCTGCGGGATGCCGGAATGTTGGACGAAGCGCGAGAAATATCCGAAGCGGCGTGGCGGCGTTACGTACGTGTTTTCGGTGGGGACCAGCCGTACACGTTGGCGGCGAGTGTGCAGCTGGCCATTGTCACCCGACGGTCCGGCGATCCGGAGAGTGCGCTCGACTGGGACACGGCCGCGCATACAGGCCTTCGGCGGCGGCTCGGCGAAAATCATCCTTGGGTGTTGGCGGCGGCGACCAACCTGGCCAGCGATCGCCATGCGCTCGGGCGGATTGTCCTCGCTCACGAACTGGACGCCGATACATATGACCGGTCGCGCCGTGCCCTGGGGGACAATCATCCGTCGACCCTGTTGGCGGGTGCAAACCTCGCGATGGACGTCCGTGAGCTCGGTCGGCTGGAGGAGAGCGAGCGGATGCTGGAGAGGACGATGCAGAGCCTATATCGCGTATTAGGTGCCCATCATCCGCTGGCCAGGAGTGTTGGCGAGCGCCGGCGGGTCGACATCGACATCAACCCGCAACCTCTCTAAAGTTCTCAGCGCCCGAATGCGGTGCAACCACTAGCCGGCATCGGCGCTGAGCCCATGACCGATCCAGGTGGCGAGTTCGACCGGTGTGGGGCGGTGGTCGCTCCTTGCCGCGACGGTGGTGGCGATCGCCCGTACGAGTTCGGGCCGGGTGAGGAGGGCCTGGGCCGCCACCGGTTCTCCGGTTGCCGCCAGCGCTCGTCCGAGGCCGGTCCAGGCGCCGGCTCGGCCTGGTTCAGTCGCAAGCTCATCAAGGTAGACTGCGCGTGCCTCGTCGTATCGACGGGCGACAAGCAACAGGTCGGCCTTCTCGGCCCCCGGTATCGAATGTGGTATCAGTGCGTCTGCCATCTCGGTCGCGCTCACACGGCGACCGAGCCACCCACGTGTGGCAAAGGCGATCGCGTCCAGATGTCTGGCCGACGGGTCCGGCTTGACGACTGTCTCCGTGAGGTCGAGAACGGGCGGTGGCGCCTCAGGCCGCCATGCCTTGGCCAAGGCGGCGACAACCGTCGTCGGCGGGTGCAGATGGTGCAGCCGCCATCGGCCGTAGTGGTCAGCGGCCGCCAGGCGCGCCAGCTCCTCGACCGCGTCCGGCACCGGCTCATGCATCCACTCGTCGATGACAGCGGAGACGCCGACGAAGAAACGTGCTCCGACCGCCGTCAATTCGGGCCTACCACGCACTCGCCGCAGCGCACTGTGTACTCGCCGCCGCCACAGGGCGAATTCGAAGAAGGAAGAAGCTCCCGCCTCGGCCCCTGCCAGTCTGGCTCGGCTCCTCCAGAAGCCGGCCACTCCGAAGAACGCGAAGGTACCCTGCATCAGTCCGCGTAGGGGACGAGGATCATCTCGCCAGGGTGAGTAGAAGCATCGCTCGTCCCCGGCTTCGCTGGCGAGGACGATGTCGGTAAGGTGCATGAGCACCCCGAGCTGGGCATGGTAAAATTCGTGTACAAGGGTCGCAGCGAGTTGCTCGCCATCGCGAGGCTCGGAGATTAGGACCTTGCCGAACGCATCCCCCGCAGAGGCGCTAAAGATTCTGGTTGATTCGTCGGCGGGTAGCGGAACGACGGTCGAGGTTGCCAGCGCGAGCGCGTCGGCCTGGTTGGCATCTGTCTCACGCAAGATGCCCCAAGCCTCGTCCAGGGCATTTTCCCAACGCCGCGTGGCGCTGTTGCTCAGTCTGCCCGGTGAAGCGGTTCCGAGTAGCATGCGGTAGGGGTTGGTGTCATCTAGGTCGACGATGAGCTGCGCCTTTGGTGGGCCGACTCGAACCCAGGTATGCTTACGCCAGGTCGCGGTCGTGTCCGCGGAGAGCCCACCCGGATCGCGATCCGGCCCAGTGAGCCAACCATTCGCCCTGACACTGACGGTTCCATCGCCGGTCGCCACGACCGCCGGCTCCCAGGGTTCGGAGTACGGCCCCCGCGCCCAGCCGACAGTCGGTAGCGTAACCTCGCCGCATCGTGCGGGAACTCGCAGCCGCGCTCGAACATTCGCCCGTGCTGCCACTGAGGCGGCAATCGCGTGTAGGTAGCCGACATCGACCCACAGCGGCTCGCGCCAGGTTTGTGGGTCATCGGGACGACCTGAGCGCAGTCGTCGCAGGACGTGCGCGGCCCATGCTCCGGTCTCTGGCAGGGTAAGGACCACGCTGGTCTGGCGAGCGTTTACTCGCTGCGCGTCGACCAAAAGATCCCACGCGACGTCGACATCCTCCAGGGGGCCTGTGGCCTGAGCGCCCGCCGCGCGCGCGACATCAAGGACGGCCCGCAGCAAGACGGCACGGTGACTCCGCTCGGCGTCGAGGAGAGCGGCCCCCGTTGCGGCATCGGCCTTACCTGCAGCGATCTGGTCGACAGTCGACCAGGACAGCGCGAGACGTTCCAGCTGCCGACTGCCGGATGGCGACGCCGGCTGATCGGCATCAGTCAAGGCGTCGACTTGCGGAACCTAGCCGGTCGTCACGATCGATAGCCCGCGCGAGTATGCGCTCGATGCCCGCCCGCAGCGCATCGTCGTCGTTGGTCCTGAGCTCCGCCAGCGGAATGTCAGCGATGTCGGGGAGATCGGACTGGATAACGGCGTCCAGCGCGGGCACGCCTGGCTCCTTCCTGGGGACCTGTCGAGCGCGAGCGCATGGTGCGCTCCGACGAGGTGGCAGCCTCGGTCCCGGCTAGGCGGTGAGACTACCGCTCGACTGTGTCGCCTCCAGCGGCACGTGATGTGGCCACGCCCACTCGGCCGGTCGGAGGCGACGTCTGGTCCTCACAGGCGGCCATGGTGTCCCAAAAGTACTGTTTGGTCGCGGTCGGGTGGCGAGGGCAGGCTCGATGGCTGAGCACCGATCGGCGCCCCTGATCCGGTTGGTAGTCAGGACTGCGGGCATTGGCGCAGATAAGGTGATCGAGGGTTGATAGTGTGACCCTGAGGGTCACTGCGGGCCGGGACGGGGACCGGAGGCAGGTGAGCGTGGTGTCCTGCTTGCCCATGGCTGTGGGTGGACCTGGCGTGTTCACCGAATGTAACGGGCCTGCGCGCTCGCTCTGGATCGTGTGTTGAACGAACAGGACAGACGTACGACGCGGCGGCGTGCGGAGGTCGAGCGTGAAATCGCCGACGTTCTCCGTGACTGCCCGTCGCTGCAAGGCGAGGTCGCCCATCACGTGCTGGTCGGTCGACTACTGCGGCGTGGGGGTGTCTCGTTGTCGGTACCGGCAGCGGCGACGGACGCCATCTGGTTCCTGGGGCTCATCGGAGTGTGTCAGCGTGCGCTGGGCGGCTTCGCGGAGCTGGCATGTGCTGTCGAGGACCTGCGTGTGGAACAACCGACCGTGGACGCTCTCGCGCGTCTCGCTGATCGTTGGGAGGCCTACGGCGAGCTGGGCGACGTTCCGGACGGGGTGTTGCATCAACTGGAGGTTGAGCTGCGGCTTCTCACACCAGTCGACGTCAGCGGCGCCTACCGCCACACCGCCGGCGATAGTGCCCGCACAGTGCCGGCCTATTGCGACACGGCTTGGGCCGCGCTGCTCTGGCTTTTCTGCCAGAACGCCTCGCCGCCCGACCCCGCGTCGGACTCGGTCGCGGGACCGGGCATGCCCACCTTGCCGGCCCCGTCGCTGCCGCCGTCAATGACCTTCCTCGAGGCCGTAAAGGACGCACTGAGCCCCGCGACGGCGGGCCAGGTCGACGCGTGGAACCGTCGACGTGCCCGGGACGCCGGCCTGGTCCGACAACTGGACGAAATCCGCCTACGCCGCGACCCACAGACACGTGAACCTGGCGTAGTCCACCTGATCTTTCAGTTCGAGCTGCGCCGGGCGGCCGACCATGCTGCCGGGCAGCCGATGACCCGATCGCAAGAGATCGAGGTGGCTTGCTGGCGGCAGTGGCCCAGGTCGGAACGCTTCGAGCGGGTCGCGGCGACGGTGTGCACGGCAGGCGAACTGCCGCGGCTGACCAGCGAGGCGGTCGTGGGACTGGAGGAAGAGCTCCGGGACGCCGAGGACTTGATCATGATCGAGTTCATCCT of the Pseudofrankia saprophytica genome contains:
- a CDS encoding effector-associated domain 2-containing protein — protein: MNEQDRRTTRRRAEVEREIADVLRDCPSLQGEVAHHVLVGRLLRRGGVSLSVPAAATDAIWFLGLIGVCQRALGGFAELACAVEDLRVEQPTVDALARLADRWEAYGELGDVPDGVLHQLEVELRLLTPVDVSGAYRHTAGDSARTVPAYCDTAWAALLWLFCQNASPPDPASDSVAGPGMPTLPAPSLPPSMTFLEAVKDALSPATAGQVDAWNRRRARDAGLVRQLDEIRLRRDPQTREPGVVHLIFQFELRRAADHAAGQPMTRSQEIEVACWRQWPRSERFERVAATVCTAGELPRLTSEAVVGLEEELRDAEDLIMIEFILSHELLHLPVEHWQMEYDDRLPSAIGLGYPLALRSLERQRRTSWHRRWRRRWRRLAEGDGHGVHWDADNAGGDLSKLYASTIEDENTVAVALSGPPRRRGGRTGRELNIALQCGVPIIMWHRGEPTHAASTALRAFLDGIEGEPIVHVGHGGVAVAPADLDERPDIAGVVGVRPAVSQLTDLRDRAQRLRARAYRISAASQDLGWHLALIWDDPDRQPERVW
- a CDS encoding HEXXH motif domain-containing protein — encoded protein: MTDADQPASPSGSRQLERLALSWSTVDQIAAGKADAATGAALLDAERSHRAVLLRAVLDVARAAGAQATGPLEDVDVAWDLLVDAQRVNARQTSVVLTLPETGAWAAHVLRRLRSGRPDDPQTWREPLWVDVGYLHAIAASVAARANVRARLRVPARCGEVTLPTVGWARGPYSEPWEPAVVATGDGTVSVRANGWLTGPDRDPGGLSADTTATWRKHTWVRVGPPKAQLIVDLDDTNPYRMLLGTASPGRLSNSATRRWENALDEAWGILRETDANQADALALATSTVVPLPADESTRIFSASAGDAFGKVLISEPRDGEQLAATLVHEFYHAQLGVLMHLTDIVLASEAGDERCFYSPWRDDPRPLRGLMQGTFAFFGVAGFWRSRARLAGAEAGASSFFEFALWRRRVHSALRRVRGRPELTAVGARFFVGVSAVIDEWMHEPVPDAVEELARLAAADHYGRWRLHHLHPPTTVVAALAKAWRPEAPPPVLDLTETVVKPDPSARHLDAIAFATRGWLGRRVSATEMADALIPHSIPGAEKADLLLVARRYDEARAVYLDELATEPGRAGAWTGLGRALAATGEPVAAQALLTRPELVRAIATTVAARSDHRPTPVELATWIGHGLSADAG